Proteins from one Dermacentor variabilis isolate Ectoservices chromosome 1, ASM5094787v1, whole genome shotgun sequence genomic window:
- the Tango10 gene encoding transport and golgi organization 10, whose protein sequence is MAHRDKCTTDHEQQFDNSSTVLEKIAGLYAERLLSDITLEVGGKQYAAHRLILCASSDVFQVMLMDPKWSSSRTSHIELKEEPLCETVFGDFLGYLYTGRMRVDHLRVLPLVALADKYNVKDLMRLCISYMAHHIVSAAYHNQLVSWYRYTLNCGSTAVHKAFSNFIAWNFELVANTEDFGNIELDVLTSFLRRSDLVIASEFQLFNYAARWLSLQEPWPQCARPGNEEAFGQLVSQVMAHVRFPMLTLDELDGLLSHPLVVRFQSIFFDRLVIALDFQTRARTNGFWRQWPELMVPRIYTSDTWSASLCIDNYPCRTRFGVHTLIFMTPGSLSGALADKLLEWTVDVYPKGVLFHRFLLIALRETLEGPESQTKTVRLSLTSSRFNEDTTVVVSILVSGMQDGVEHVRTVVQREHTFTQESRMLNLDDLVPYAELNDVPRGASPFLVGPHCDLFRLRISITPLCRKS, encoded by the exons ATGGCGCACCGAGATAAGTGCACCACTGATCACGAGCAACAGTTTGACAACTCTTCAACGGTCTTGGAGAAGATTGCTGGCCTGTATGCAGAGCGTCTCCTCAGTGATATTACCTTGGAAGTTGGTGGAAAGCAGTATGCTGCACACCGGCTGATCCTGTGTGCTTCCAGCGATGTTTTTCAG GTGATGCTGATGGACCCCAAGTGGAGCTCCAGCAGGACATCACACATTGAGCTAAAGGAGGAACCCCTTTGCGAAACTGTTTTTGGCGACTTCCTTGGCTATCTGTACACCGGCCGCATGCGTGTTGACCACTTGCGTGTGCTGCCATTGGTGGCCCTAGCCGACAAGTATAATGTCAAGGACCTCATGCGCCTCTGCATCAGCTATATGGCTCACCACATTGTGTCTGCTGCCTACCACAACCAACTG GTCTCCTGGTACCGGTACACGCTAAACTGCGGCTCTACTGCAGTGCACAAAGCATTTAGCAACTTTATTGCCTGGAATTTTGAGCTTGTAGCCAACACAGAAGACTTTGGAAACATTGAGCTGGATGTCCTGACCTCATTTCTGCGCAGATCAGATTTAGTCATCGCCAGTGAGTTTCAGCTGTTCAA CTATGCCGCCCGGTGGCTGTCCCTGCAGGAGCCATGGCCCCAGTGTGCCCGGCCTGGCAACGAGGAAGCATTTGGGCAGCTGGTGAGCCAGGTAATGGCACATGTGCGGTTCCCCATGCTGACACTTGATGAGCTGGATGGGCTGCTCTCGCACCCTCTGGTGGTGCGCTTCCAGAGTATCTTCTTTGACCGCCTGGTGATAGCACTGGACTTCCAAACACGAGCACGTACTAATGGGTTTTGGCGGCAGTGGCCCGAACTGATGGTGCCTCGCATTTACACGTCGGACACATGGTCAGCCTCTTTGTGCATTGACAACTACCCCTGCCGGACTAGATTTGGTGTGCACACGCTCATCTTTATGACACCTGGCAGCCTATCGGGGGCCTTGGCGGACAAGCTACTTGAATGGACTGTTGATGTGTACCCTAAGGGGGTGCTTTTCCACCGGTTCCTACTCATTGCACTACGTGAGACACTAGAAGGGCCAGAATCACAGACCAAGACTGTGCGGCTGTCGCTTACTTCAAGTCGTTTCAACGAGGACACTACAGTGGTGGTGAGCATTCTGGTGAGTGGAATGCAGGATGGTGTGGAGCATGTGCGCACAGTAGTGCAGCGCGAGCACACATTCACCCAGGAGTCGCGCATGCTCAATTTGGATGACCTGGTACCCTATGCGGAGCTCAACGATGTGCCCCGTGGTGCCTCACCTTTCCTTGTAGGGCCCCACTGTGACCTCTTCCGTTTGCGCATCTCCATCACACCCCTGTGCCGTAAGAGCTAG
- the LOC142564288 gene encoding malonate--CoA ligase ACSF3, mitochondrial-like isoform X2, whose protein sequence is MQFLSFRGLQRKMTFICFARLPGTLANKFRNLRKLKLGPVASIRFSSSTNFPPTFSPVFGGIQEHLDKLAVVDALGSHTYDELLSFSQQIQKQISKFASSCDQMRISYLCPSDVRYVATQWACWLGGNVAVPLYHQHPDAMLEYYIKDSQTSILLTTQEYKERILTLSEKLSLPYIVIDRPSKEKAEEIETKDWESLKEQDALMMYTSGTTGPPKGVVLSFSNVHFQVAQIRKAWEWAPADVMLHALPLHHTHGIISGLLTPLYSRAACVMLPKFNPAEVWEHLLHLDKSKPAVSVFMAVPTMYVKLIEHYEQHLKHCKETAPNVVRDTFAKNIRFVISGSASLPQPIFEKFHDITGMTILERYGMTEVGVPLSNLLHGKRHPGCVGYPTAGVEVCIAEADKSKLGYKPLVLSTSAKTKYLEGLENNSGELLIRGPNVFKYYWNRPEVTKDSFTQDGWFKTGDSAACIDGVYKILGRTSADIIKTGGYKVSALDVERHLLAHPSIKECTVVGAPDATWGERVAAVVVLHEPSATLELEALRNWCKERMPTYNVPSILLCVPALERNFLGKVNKKELVKKLRPAPQQ, encoded by the exons ATGCAGTTCCTTTCATTCAG GGGCTTGCAAAGAAAAATGACATTCATATGTTTTGCAAGGTTGCCAGGAACCCTTGCAAACAAGTTCAGAAATCTGCGGAAGCTGAAATTAGGACCTGTTGCCTCCATAAGATTTTCCTCATCAACCAATTTCCCACCCACATTCTCTCCAGTGTTTGGAGGCATTCAAGAGCACTTGGACAAGTTAGCTGTGGTTGATGCACTTGGCTCACACACTTATGATGAACTACTTAGCTTTAGCCAGCAAATCCAAAAACAGATATCCAAATTTGCAAGCTCATGTGATCAAATGCGAATTTCATATTTGTGCCCTAGCGATGTTCGATATGTTGCCACACAGTGGGCATGCTGGCTGGGTGGTAATGTAGCTGTGCCCCTCTACCATCAGCATCCAGATGCCATGCTGGAATACTACATTAAAGATTCGCAGACATCTATTTTGCTCACAACCCAAGAATACAAGGAACGCATTCTGACGCTTTCAGAGAAACTTTCTCTCCCTTATATTGTAATTGACAGACCAAgtaaagaaaaagcagaagaaattgaAACCAAAGATTGG GAAAGCTTGAAAGAACAGGATGCTCTGATGATGTACACCAGTGGGACGACAGGGCCTCCTAAAGGAGTTGTCCTTTCATTCAGCAATGTGCACTTCCAAGTGGCACAGATTAGGAAGGCCTGGGAGTGGGCACCTGCAGATGTGATGTTGCATGCACTGCCACTTCATCACACACATGGAATAATAAGCGGCCTACTCACACCATTGTACTCTCGTGCCGCTTGTGTGATGCTACCCAAGTTTAACCCTGCAGAG GTGTGGGAACATCTGCTGCATCTAGATAAGAGCAAGCCAGCAGTTTCGGTCTTCATGGCTGTACCTACAATGTATGTAAAGCTGATTGAGCACTACGAGCAGCACTTGAAACACTGCAAAGAGACAGCACCGAATGTGGTTCGTGACACATTTGCAAAAAATATCAG GTTTGTCATTAGTGGTTCAGCTTCTCTTCCACAACCTATATTTGAAAAATTTCACGACATTACCGGTATGACTATATTGGAAAGATATGGAATGACTGAAGTTGGTGTACCACTGTCAAATCTCCTGCACGGCAAAAGGCATCCTG GATGTGTGGGATACCCTACAGCAGGTGTTGAAGTGTGCATTGCTGAAGCGGACAAATCCAAATTAGGATACAAGCCTCTGGTATTGAGCACAAGTGCAAAGACAAAGTACCTTGAAGGATTGGAAAACAACAGTGGTGAACTGCTTATTAGAGGCCCTAATGTGTTCAAGTACTACTGGAATAGGCCTGAGGTAACAAAAGACTCATTTACCCAGGATGGCTGGTTTAAAACAG GTGACAGTGCAGCATGCATTGATGGCGTCTACAAGATCCTAGGTCGCACATCAGCTGATATCATCAAGACTGGTGGTTACAAGGTCAGCGCACTAGATGTAGAGCGCCACTTGCTGGCCCATCCATCCATTAAAGAATGCACAGTAGTGGGAGCCCCTGATGCCACTTGGGGTGAACGTGTTGCTGCAGTGGTTGTCTTGCATGAGCCATCAGCCACACTGGAACTTGAAGCCCTTCGAAACTGGTGTAAAGAGCGCATGCCCACATACAATGTACCCAGTATTCTGCTGTGTGTGCCTGCTCTAGAACGCAATTTTCTGGGCAAAGTCAATAAAAAGGAACTTGTAAAGAAATTGCGGCCTGCCCCACAGCAATAG
- the LOC142564288 gene encoding malonate--CoA ligase ACSF3, mitochondrial-like isoform X3, whose protein sequence is MGLQRKMTFICFARLPGTLANKFRNLRKLKLGPVASIRFSSSTNFPPTFSPVFGGIQEHLDKLAVVDALGSHTYDELLSFSQQIQKQISKFASSCDQMRISYLCPSDVRYVATQWACWLGGNVAVPLYHQHPDAMLEYYIKDSQTSILLTTQEYKERILTLSEKLSLPYIVIDRPSKEKAEEIETKDWESLKEQDALMMYTSGTTGPPKGVVLSFSNVHFQVAQIRKAWEWAPADVMLHALPLHHTHGIISGLLTPLYSRAACVMLPKFNPAEVWEHLLHLDKSKPAVSVFMAVPTMYVKLIEHYEQHLKHCKETAPNVVRDTFAKNIRFVISGSASLPQPIFEKFHDITGMTILERYGMTEVGVPLSNLLHGKRHPGCVGYPTAGVEVCIAEADKSKLGYKPLVLSTSAKTKYLEGLENNSGELLIRGPNVFKYYWNRPEVTKDSFTQDGWFKTGDSAACIDGVYKILGRTSADIIKTGGYKVSALDVERHLLAHPSIKECTVVGAPDATWGERVAAVVVLHEPSATLELEALRNWCKERMPTYNVPSILLCVPALERNFLGKVNKKELVKKLRPAPQQ, encoded by the exons AT GGGCTTGCAAAGAAAAATGACATTCATATGTTTTGCAAGGTTGCCAGGAACCCTTGCAAACAAGTTCAGAAATCTGCGGAAGCTGAAATTAGGACCTGTTGCCTCCATAAGATTTTCCTCATCAACCAATTTCCCACCCACATTCTCTCCAGTGTTTGGAGGCATTCAAGAGCACTTGGACAAGTTAGCTGTGGTTGATGCACTTGGCTCACACACTTATGATGAACTACTTAGCTTTAGCCAGCAAATCCAAAAACAGATATCCAAATTTGCAAGCTCATGTGATCAAATGCGAATTTCATATTTGTGCCCTAGCGATGTTCGATATGTTGCCACACAGTGGGCATGCTGGCTGGGTGGTAATGTAGCTGTGCCCCTCTACCATCAGCATCCAGATGCCATGCTGGAATACTACATTAAAGATTCGCAGACATCTATTTTGCTCACAACCCAAGAATACAAGGAACGCATTCTGACGCTTTCAGAGAAACTTTCTCTCCCTTATATTGTAATTGACAGACCAAgtaaagaaaaagcagaagaaattgaAACCAAAGATTGG GAAAGCTTGAAAGAACAGGATGCTCTGATGATGTACACCAGTGGGACGACAGGGCCTCCTAAAGGAGTTGTCCTTTCATTCAGCAATGTGCACTTCCAAGTGGCACAGATTAGGAAGGCCTGGGAGTGGGCACCTGCAGATGTGATGTTGCATGCACTGCCACTTCATCACACACATGGAATAATAAGCGGCCTACTCACACCATTGTACTCTCGTGCCGCTTGTGTGATGCTACCCAAGTTTAACCCTGCAGAG GTGTGGGAACATCTGCTGCATCTAGATAAGAGCAAGCCAGCAGTTTCGGTCTTCATGGCTGTACCTACAATGTATGTAAAGCTGATTGAGCACTACGAGCAGCACTTGAAACACTGCAAAGAGACAGCACCGAATGTGGTTCGTGACACATTTGCAAAAAATATCAG GTTTGTCATTAGTGGTTCAGCTTCTCTTCCACAACCTATATTTGAAAAATTTCACGACATTACCGGTATGACTATATTGGAAAGATATGGAATGACTGAAGTTGGTGTACCACTGTCAAATCTCCTGCACGGCAAAAGGCATCCTG GATGTGTGGGATACCCTACAGCAGGTGTTGAAGTGTGCATTGCTGAAGCGGACAAATCCAAATTAGGATACAAGCCTCTGGTATTGAGCACAAGTGCAAAGACAAAGTACCTTGAAGGATTGGAAAACAACAGTGGTGAACTGCTTATTAGAGGCCCTAATGTGTTCAAGTACTACTGGAATAGGCCTGAGGTAACAAAAGACTCATTTACCCAGGATGGCTGGTTTAAAACAG GTGACAGTGCAGCATGCATTGATGGCGTCTACAAGATCCTAGGTCGCACATCAGCTGATATCATCAAGACTGGTGGTTACAAGGTCAGCGCACTAGATGTAGAGCGCCACTTGCTGGCCCATCCATCCATTAAAGAATGCACAGTAGTGGGAGCCCCTGATGCCACTTGGGGTGAACGTGTTGCTGCAGTGGTTGTCTTGCATGAGCCATCAGCCACACTGGAACTTGAAGCCCTTCGAAACTGGTGTAAAGAGCGCATGCCCACATACAATGTACCCAGTATTCTGCTGTGTGTGCCTGCTCTAGAACGCAATTTTCTGGGCAAAGTCAATAAAAAGGAACTTGTAAAGAAATTGCGGCCTGCCCCACAGCAATAG
- the LOC142564288 gene encoding malonate--CoA ligase ACSF3, mitochondrial-like isoform X1, with translation MCRAISTAQYMRGLQRKMTFICFARLPGTLANKFRNLRKLKLGPVASIRFSSSTNFPPTFSPVFGGIQEHLDKLAVVDALGSHTYDELLSFSQQIQKQISKFASSCDQMRISYLCPSDVRYVATQWACWLGGNVAVPLYHQHPDAMLEYYIKDSQTSILLTTQEYKERILTLSEKLSLPYIVIDRPSKEKAEEIETKDWESLKEQDALMMYTSGTTGPPKGVVLSFSNVHFQVAQIRKAWEWAPADVMLHALPLHHTHGIISGLLTPLYSRAACVMLPKFNPAEVWEHLLHLDKSKPAVSVFMAVPTMYVKLIEHYEQHLKHCKETAPNVVRDTFAKNIRFVISGSASLPQPIFEKFHDITGMTILERYGMTEVGVPLSNLLHGKRHPGCVGYPTAGVEVCIAEADKSKLGYKPLVLSTSAKTKYLEGLENNSGELLIRGPNVFKYYWNRPEVTKDSFTQDGWFKTGDSAACIDGVYKILGRTSADIIKTGGYKVSALDVERHLLAHPSIKECTVVGAPDATWGERVAAVVVLHEPSATLELEALRNWCKERMPTYNVPSILLCVPALERNFLGKVNKKELVKKLRPAPQQ, from the exons ATGTGTCGGGCGATCTCTACAGCTCAGTACATGAG GGGCTTGCAAAGAAAAATGACATTCATATGTTTTGCAAGGTTGCCAGGAACCCTTGCAAACAAGTTCAGAAATCTGCGGAAGCTGAAATTAGGACCTGTTGCCTCCATAAGATTTTCCTCATCAACCAATTTCCCACCCACATTCTCTCCAGTGTTTGGAGGCATTCAAGAGCACTTGGACAAGTTAGCTGTGGTTGATGCACTTGGCTCACACACTTATGATGAACTACTTAGCTTTAGCCAGCAAATCCAAAAACAGATATCCAAATTTGCAAGCTCATGTGATCAAATGCGAATTTCATATTTGTGCCCTAGCGATGTTCGATATGTTGCCACACAGTGGGCATGCTGGCTGGGTGGTAATGTAGCTGTGCCCCTCTACCATCAGCATCCAGATGCCATGCTGGAATACTACATTAAAGATTCGCAGACATCTATTTTGCTCACAACCCAAGAATACAAGGAACGCATTCTGACGCTTTCAGAGAAACTTTCTCTCCCTTATATTGTAATTGACAGACCAAgtaaagaaaaagcagaagaaattgaAACCAAAGATTGG GAAAGCTTGAAAGAACAGGATGCTCTGATGATGTACACCAGTGGGACGACAGGGCCTCCTAAAGGAGTTGTCCTTTCATTCAGCAATGTGCACTTCCAAGTGGCACAGATTAGGAAGGCCTGGGAGTGGGCACCTGCAGATGTGATGTTGCATGCACTGCCACTTCATCACACACATGGAATAATAAGCGGCCTACTCACACCATTGTACTCTCGTGCCGCTTGTGTGATGCTACCCAAGTTTAACCCTGCAGAG GTGTGGGAACATCTGCTGCATCTAGATAAGAGCAAGCCAGCAGTTTCGGTCTTCATGGCTGTACCTACAATGTATGTAAAGCTGATTGAGCACTACGAGCAGCACTTGAAACACTGCAAAGAGACAGCACCGAATGTGGTTCGTGACACATTTGCAAAAAATATCAG GTTTGTCATTAGTGGTTCAGCTTCTCTTCCACAACCTATATTTGAAAAATTTCACGACATTACCGGTATGACTATATTGGAAAGATATGGAATGACTGAAGTTGGTGTACCACTGTCAAATCTCCTGCACGGCAAAAGGCATCCTG GATGTGTGGGATACCCTACAGCAGGTGTTGAAGTGTGCATTGCTGAAGCGGACAAATCCAAATTAGGATACAAGCCTCTGGTATTGAGCACAAGTGCAAAGACAAAGTACCTTGAAGGATTGGAAAACAACAGTGGTGAACTGCTTATTAGAGGCCCTAATGTGTTCAAGTACTACTGGAATAGGCCTGAGGTAACAAAAGACTCATTTACCCAGGATGGCTGGTTTAAAACAG GTGACAGTGCAGCATGCATTGATGGCGTCTACAAGATCCTAGGTCGCACATCAGCTGATATCATCAAGACTGGTGGTTACAAGGTCAGCGCACTAGATGTAGAGCGCCACTTGCTGGCCCATCCATCCATTAAAGAATGCACAGTAGTGGGAGCCCCTGATGCCACTTGGGGTGAACGTGTTGCTGCAGTGGTTGTCTTGCATGAGCCATCAGCCACACTGGAACTTGAAGCCCTTCGAAACTGGTGTAAAGAGCGCATGCCCACATACAATGTACCCAGTATTCTGCTGTGTGTGCCTGCTCTAGAACGCAATTTTCTGGGCAAAGTCAATAAAAAGGAACTTGTAAAGAAATTGCGGCCTGCCCCACAGCAATAG
- the LOC142564288 gene encoding malonate--CoA ligase ACSF3, mitochondrial-like isoform X4 → MTFICFARLPGTLANKFRNLRKLKLGPVASIRFSSSTNFPPTFSPVFGGIQEHLDKLAVVDALGSHTYDELLSFSQQIQKQISKFASSCDQMRISYLCPSDVRYVATQWACWLGGNVAVPLYHQHPDAMLEYYIKDSQTSILLTTQEYKERILTLSEKLSLPYIVIDRPSKEKAEEIETKDWESLKEQDALMMYTSGTTGPPKGVVLSFSNVHFQVAQIRKAWEWAPADVMLHALPLHHTHGIISGLLTPLYSRAACVMLPKFNPAEVWEHLLHLDKSKPAVSVFMAVPTMYVKLIEHYEQHLKHCKETAPNVVRDTFAKNIRFVISGSASLPQPIFEKFHDITGMTILERYGMTEVGVPLSNLLHGKRHPGCVGYPTAGVEVCIAEADKSKLGYKPLVLSTSAKTKYLEGLENNSGELLIRGPNVFKYYWNRPEVTKDSFTQDGWFKTGDSAACIDGVYKILGRTSADIIKTGGYKVSALDVERHLLAHPSIKECTVVGAPDATWGERVAAVVVLHEPSATLELEALRNWCKERMPTYNVPSILLCVPALERNFLGKVNKKELVKKLRPAPQQ, encoded by the exons ATGACATTCATATGTTTTGCAAGGTTGCCAGGAACCCTTGCAAACAAGTTCAGAAATCTGCGGAAGCTGAAATTAGGACCTGTTGCCTCCATAAGATTTTCCTCATCAACCAATTTCCCACCCACATTCTCTCCAGTGTTTGGAGGCATTCAAGAGCACTTGGACAAGTTAGCTGTGGTTGATGCACTTGGCTCACACACTTATGATGAACTACTTAGCTTTAGCCAGCAAATCCAAAAACAGATATCCAAATTTGCAAGCTCATGTGATCAAATGCGAATTTCATATTTGTGCCCTAGCGATGTTCGATATGTTGCCACACAGTGGGCATGCTGGCTGGGTGGTAATGTAGCTGTGCCCCTCTACCATCAGCATCCAGATGCCATGCTGGAATACTACATTAAAGATTCGCAGACATCTATTTTGCTCACAACCCAAGAATACAAGGAACGCATTCTGACGCTTTCAGAGAAACTTTCTCTCCCTTATATTGTAATTGACAGACCAAgtaaagaaaaagcagaagaaattgaAACCAAAGATTGG GAAAGCTTGAAAGAACAGGATGCTCTGATGATGTACACCAGTGGGACGACAGGGCCTCCTAAAGGAGTTGTCCTTTCATTCAGCAATGTGCACTTCCAAGTGGCACAGATTAGGAAGGCCTGGGAGTGGGCACCTGCAGATGTGATGTTGCATGCACTGCCACTTCATCACACACATGGAATAATAAGCGGCCTACTCACACCATTGTACTCTCGTGCCGCTTGTGTGATGCTACCCAAGTTTAACCCTGCAGAG GTGTGGGAACATCTGCTGCATCTAGATAAGAGCAAGCCAGCAGTTTCGGTCTTCATGGCTGTACCTACAATGTATGTAAAGCTGATTGAGCACTACGAGCAGCACTTGAAACACTGCAAAGAGACAGCACCGAATGTGGTTCGTGACACATTTGCAAAAAATATCAG GTTTGTCATTAGTGGTTCAGCTTCTCTTCCACAACCTATATTTGAAAAATTTCACGACATTACCGGTATGACTATATTGGAAAGATATGGAATGACTGAAGTTGGTGTACCACTGTCAAATCTCCTGCACGGCAAAAGGCATCCTG GATGTGTGGGATACCCTACAGCAGGTGTTGAAGTGTGCATTGCTGAAGCGGACAAATCCAAATTAGGATACAAGCCTCTGGTATTGAGCACAAGTGCAAAGACAAAGTACCTTGAAGGATTGGAAAACAACAGTGGTGAACTGCTTATTAGAGGCCCTAATGTGTTCAAGTACTACTGGAATAGGCCTGAGGTAACAAAAGACTCATTTACCCAGGATGGCTGGTTTAAAACAG GTGACAGTGCAGCATGCATTGATGGCGTCTACAAGATCCTAGGTCGCACATCAGCTGATATCATCAAGACTGGTGGTTACAAGGTCAGCGCACTAGATGTAGAGCGCCACTTGCTGGCCCATCCATCCATTAAAGAATGCACAGTAGTGGGAGCCCCTGATGCCACTTGGGGTGAACGTGTTGCTGCAGTGGTTGTCTTGCATGAGCCATCAGCCACACTGGAACTTGAAGCCCTTCGAAACTGGTGTAAAGAGCGCATGCCCACATACAATGTACCCAGTATTCTGCTGTGTGTGCCTGCTCTAGAACGCAATTTTCTGGGCAAAGTCAATAAAAAGGAACTTGTAAAGAAATTGCGGCCTGCCCCACAGCAATAG